In Sphingobium sp. Cam5-1, the sequence TGCGCTCAAGCCCGATCTCGTCGTGCTTGGTGGTGATTATATAGCGGACGCGAAGGGCGGCGGCGCCTATGGGCCCGCTGCAAGCATCGCGCCATTTGCCCGTTTGCGGGCAAGGCTGGGGGTGGTGGCGGTATTGGGCAATCACGACAGCCCGAGCCATTCGCGCATTGACCGGCGTCAATGGCATGACCTGTTCGCCGCGATCGGCATCCGTCTGCTTGACAATCAGGCCGTGCGCCGCGGTCCGCTCGCACTAGGAGGGCTGCGCGATATTTATACCGGCAGACCGGATATCCCCGGCACGCTCGAGCAGATGCAGGCCCTGGGCGGGGTTCGCGTCGTTTTGTCGCACGGGCCAGATGTTTTTCCCCAGCTGCCGGATCAGCCCATGCTTGCCCTGGTTGGACACACGCATTGCGGGCAGGTCGCCTTCCCATTCCTCGGCATCGTCAACGTGCCGTCCCGGTACGGTACGCGCTATGCCTGCGGCATCTATCGTGAGGGCGCCCGGACCATGGTGGTGTCGGGCGGGGTTGGCACCAGCCGTTTGCCCATCAGGATGCTGGCGCCGCCGGACCTTTGGCTGATCACCATTCATCCGCAGTGAGCGCTGGCCGGGGCCATCCCGCACCATGCCCGACAGGCTGATCGATCCCCTCAGACGCCACATCGGAGGACAGGCCGCTGGGGGGTACGGATCCCTTCTGCGCCGGCTATCGCTGGACCGTCAAATCCAGCACGGGACTGAGCATCGAACCGATCTACATAATTTCATAACCGTCACGAGATTAGGCA encodes:
- a CDS encoding metallophosphoesterase; this translates as MAQPFSWRLMGALLLLFAMMGGVILRLVGNARAMPVVRHLEIALPFPKDAHRQPITLALMTDTHVGPENSPERMARIVDQVNALKPDLVVLGGDYIADAKGGGAYGPAASIAPFARLRARLGVVAVLGNHDSPSHSRIDRRQWHDLFAAIGIRLLDNQAVRRGPLALGGLRDIYTGRPDIPGTLEQMQALGGVRVVLSHGPDVFPQLPDQPMLALVGHTHCGQVAFPFLGIVNVPSRYGTRYACGIYREGARTMVVSGGVGTSRLPIRMLAPPDLWLITIHPQ